The DNA region GCGTCGCGGCCCCCTGTCGGGACATCACCGGAGACGAGGCCAGCGCCTACGACTACATCGTGAAGGGCAATCTCGTCGGTGTCGTCTCGAACGGGTCGGTCGTGCTCGGACTGGGCGATATCGGTGCACAGGCGTCGAACCCCGTCATGGAAGGCAAGGACGTCCTGGTCAAGCACTTCGCCGACATCGACGTGTTCGAGACGTCGAACGTGACCTCGACGACCCAGACGCGTTCGTGCAGACAGTCGCGGCGATGGAACCGACCTTCGGTGGCATCACTCTCGAAGACATCAGAGCGCCCGAGTGCTTCGAGATCGAGCGCCGCCTCTGCGAGCAGATGGACGTCCCCGTGTTCCACGACGACCAGCACGATACTGCCATCAGCGGTGCGGCGCTGCTCAACACGGCCGAGGTCGTCGACAAAAATCTCGCCGACCTCCGGTCGCCTTCGCCGGTAACGGCGCAGCCGCGACCCGACGCCGCCCCTTGAATCGTCACCGTTCGAAAACTGAACGGGCGCGACGGGTAAGCGACCGATGCGACGAACGTCCGTCACGACAGGCGAGCACCCAACACGACAGGTGAGCGTCCGCCGAAACGAGCGGGACGACGGCGACGCTGCACGACCCCAAACAGGACGCCCCGAGCTATTTCGGCCTGACTCTCCTACATCTCCTATGTCGAAGGTCGCAATCACCGGTGCGGCAGGTAACGTCGGCAGAGAGGCGCTGCGCGCGTTCGAGGGCACCGACCACGAGGTGACGGCGATCACCCACCGCGAACACGACGACCTCGACAGCGTCGTCCTCGACGTGACCGACGCCGACGCGTTCGTCGACGTGCTCTCGGGACAGGACGTGCTCGTCCACCTCGCGGCGAACCCCTCGCCGTCGGCCGACTGGGAGGGCGTCTTCGAGACGAACATCGACGGGACGCGCAACGCCTACGAGGCGGCCGTCGACAACGACCTCGACCGGGTCGTCTTCGCCTCCTCGAACCACGCCGTCCACCAGTACAACGTCGGCGACCCCGACGACCCCGAGTCGCTGACCGACAGGGTTCGGACCGTCCGACCCGACGACCCGACGCTGCCAGACTCCTTCTACGGCGTCTCGAAAGTGTCCGGCGAGGCGCTGGGGCAGCTGTACGCCGCACGCCACGACGTCGACGTCGTCAACCTCCGCATCGGCTGGCTGCTCACCCCCGACGACCTGCGCGAGAGAGACGCCGACCCCGACGTCGACTCGCAGTTCCTCCGCGCGATGTGGCTCAGTCCGCGCGACTGTCGGGCCGTCCTCCGCGACGCGGTGACGGCGTCGCTGGAGGGCGACGGCCTCGGGGACACCGGCGGCGAGGCGATGACCGCTCACGGCGTCTCGGCGAACGACGACCGCTACCTCTCTCTCACCGAGACGCGACACGCAATCGACTACCGACCGCGGGACAACTCGGCGACCGAACTCGACGAGTAGCACCTCGCGGAGTCGGAAACCGTTTTCCCCGCGGCGACCCGAGTGCTCGGACGATGGAGCGACAGGAAGCGCTCGACCGCGTCGAAGCGCTCGTCGACACGGTCGAGTCGGAGACGATGCCGGTTCCCGTCCGCGAGATATGGGTGTACGGCGACGTGGCGCTCGGACTCGACCCTATCGACCGTCTCGACGTCTATCTCACGAAGGATATCATGATGCGTGGAGACGCGGACGCGGAGCGGGCGGTCGAGTTGGAGAACCGATTCGGCGTGAAGGGTCTCGGCAAGAGCGTCTCCGCCGACTGGGCCGAACAGTTTCCCGACTACGTCCGCGCCAACGACAACGGCTACGCCGCCCCCGAGAAGTGTCTCGCGGCGCACCTGCTCGACGACGGTGAACCCGTCCACCTCGAAGTCTGCAACGCGAGTTTCGACGACAACGTCACCCAGCGACTGAAAGGGGCCGTCGCCCGCGACGCGTACGAGGAGATTCTCGACCCGCGCGGCGTCTGTCTCTGGCTGGATGGCCAGCGCGGCGACGAGGCTCTCGAAAAGCTCCGCGGCGGCGAACTCCCCTTCCCGACGCTTTCGGGAGCGCTGGAGATGCTCGGGATGGACGACGAAGCGGCGCAGACCGCCGCGACGCGGATGCGCGAGTATCGCGCCGAACAGACGGGGACGACGGTCCGCGGCGATGTCGTCTGAGCGCGTGACCGGTCGGGGTTCCTGACAGTCCGACGTTCTATTTCCGTGGACGATGATCGTTCACCCGATGAGTCGAGACCGCACGTCGAGACGACGGTTCGTCCGTATCGCCGGCTCCGCGAGCGTCGCAGCCACAGTCGGGGTGGCAGGGTGTTCGACACCGGGCGGCGAGGGAGAGGACGACGAAGGCGAGGAGGGTGGCGAAGATGGTGAAAACGGCGGCGAAGGCGGCGAGGAGGACGACTCGGTCGTCGGGCCGAGCGCCGACGAGTAATCCGACCGACTTCGGTGCTCCCTCAGATCCGTCCGACCGTCACGTCGAACGGGACGACTTCCGCGCGCCGGTACTCCCCGGCTTGCATCTGGTCGACGACCGACCGACCCATCTCGCGCCACTCGGCGCGGAGTGCGTCGAACTCGGCGTCGGAGAGCGCCTGCCGGAGTTCGGTCTCGTATCGCTCGAACCCCTCGCCGGTCGCCTTCATCCGGGCGCTCCGAACATCACCCTCGGCGTACGGCGGTTCGACGACTTTCCGCTGGTGGTGGCGGCGCGTCCCGATCTCGGAGAGTCCCGCGTCGGCGAACAGTTCCAAGACTCGACTTCCGAGAGAGACGTCGGTCCGGACGCCGTCGATATACGCCTCTCTGACGGTACGTTCGAGCGTCACCTCGCGGTCCACCGTCGAGTCGACACCGACCGAGGCGTTGTCCGGTTCGACGGCCGCGACGAGCTCCGAGGAGGTGCGGGCGAACTCGGTGACGGCCGCGCTCGGGTCGGGGAGGTTGCTCAGCAGGGCTTGACAGACTACGAGGTCGGCGGCGTCGTCGACAACGGGCAGTCGCGTCGCGTCGCCGGCGACGACCGAGATCTCGGTCTGCTCGCGAGCGACGCGGAGGAGTGTCGGGTCGGCGTCGACACCGACGACCTGCGCCTCTCGGGCTTCGTCGGCGAGGACGCGGGCGAGTTCGCCGGTGCCGCACCCCACGTCGAGAATCCGACGCCGGTTCGGCAGGTCGAGGGCGGAAAGCGCCTCACGCGACCCGCCCCACATCCCCTCGCGGGTTCGTTCGAGGTACTCGGCGGAGAACCGGCGCATGACTCGCCGTTCACGGCGGTCGCTGATAAGCGAGGGGGATTCGGGGTCGAAAGAACTGAGAGGGCCGTTAGCTTTCGCGCAGTTCCTTCACGCGGGTGATGTCCCACTCGAACCCTTTCTCGGCCTCGTTGGGCGTCTCCAGCACCAGCGGCACCTCGGCGAGGTCCGGGTGGTTGACGAACGCTGTCATCCCTTCCTCGCCGATGTAGCCTTCGCCGATGTGGGCGTGTTCGTCCTTGTTCGTCCCGCACTCGTGTTTCGAGTCGTTCAGGTGAACGCACTTGAGGTGTTCGAGACCGATCACGTCGTCGAAGGCGGCGACGGTGTCGTCGACGCCCTCGGTCGTCGAGAGGTCGTAGCCCGCGGCGAACGCGTGGGCGGTGTCGAGACAGACGTCGATGTCGAGGTCGGCGTTCTCGATGACGGTCGCGAGGTGTTCGAAGTCGCCGCCGAGTTTCGTGCCGCTGCCGGCGTCGCTTTCGACGAGCACCGTCACGCCGTCGGGGACGTCGAGTTCGTCCAGCGCCGACGCGGCGTTCTCGAGGCCCCGGTCGACGCCCGCGCCGGTGTGCGCGCCGAGGTGGACGTTGACGTACTCGACGCCGAGCTGCGCCGCCGCGTCGACTTCCTTCTGCATCGAGTCGATGGACTTCTCGCGGAGGCCGTCCTTCGGCGTGCAGAGGTTGACCAGGTACGACGAGTGGATGACCCACGGGCCGTCCAACTCGGCTGCCGTCCCCTCGCGGAACGCCGCGGCGTCCTCGTCGCTGATCTCCCCGTGCTTCCACACCTGCGGGGAGTGGGTGAATATCTGCCCGCAGTTGCCGCCGACGGTCGTCTGCCGTTCGACGGCGTTGCCGACGCCGCCCGCAATCGAGACGTGTGCTCCGACTCGCATATCAGCGCGGAAGAATTGAACGGGCATAGGGACTTCGGAGTCGCCGCCCGACTACCCCGACCGCGACTCGGCGCGCCGCCGGACCCACTCCCCGGATTCGTACTTCTCTCGCGCCCGCACGCGGGCGCGTTCCAGCTCTTCGTCAGTCCACTCGCCTTCCTCGGCGTCGACCCACTGGCCGAGCGCGTCTTCGAGCGCCGACACGGCCTCCTCGCGGGATACGTCGGCTTGTTCGTCGATGCCGGTGACCCGTTCGCGGAACGTCTCCGCGTCGATTCCGGGGTCGGTGAAGACGCCGAGGTGTCGGTCGGCGAGGACGCTGTACGTCAGCGAGCCGTGCTGGATGACGGCGTCGCGGCGGCGGTATTGGGCGTTGCCGCTTATCTTGCGACCGCCCGCCACCACGTCGTGGGCGGGGTGCAGTTCCCGCAGGTAACACGCCGGTTGGTGGATGGCCGGCAACTCCTCGTCGGCGAAGTCGGCGTCGACGCCCATCCGCTCGAACCCGTCGAGGACGGGCGTGCAGAGCAGGTGGTAGCAGTCGAGCAGGCGACTCGGCAGCTCCTCGGCCGGCGCGGTGATGGAGTAGGAGATGTCGCCGAGGTTGTCGTGGTAGATACCGCCGCCGCCGGTCTGGCGGCGCGTGACGGCGATTCCCTCGCGCTCACAGAGCGCCCAGTCGACCGTGTCGGGCTCCTGTCGGTAACCCAGAGAGAGCGTGCTCGGTTCCCATCGGTAGACGCGAACGGTTCTCGGGCCGCCGTCGGCGGCCGTCTCGGCGGCGATCTCGTCCAGCGCCATGTTCATCGGCCCCGCCCGGGACTCCTCGCGGACGAGTCGCCACCGGCGGTCTGCCGACGGCGCGTCGTCGGTCATAGTCGGCGATAGGCGGGAGTGAGAGAAAGTGGTTACGACGTGTGAGCGGAGAGGGGGGAGTCAACCGACCGGTGCTGCGATTACGGTCCGAACTGCTCGGCGGCGTAGGCGGCGAGGTGGCCGTGGGCGCGTCGGAGACGCTCCGAGAGCGCCTGGTGGCTGATTCCGAGGTCGTCGGCGAGTTCCGAGAGTTCGGCCCCGCGCGGCACCTGGTAGTAGCCGCCGTCGAGCGCCGCCCGGAGCGCCTCGCGCTGGGAGGCGGTGAGCCCGAACGTGTCGTCGACATCGGACCCGTTCCGGGCCGTGTCGAACTCGCGGATGCGCTGGACGGAGAATCCGGCCGCCTCCTCCTCGGTGACGCGCAGCGTCCGCGAGAGCGAGTCGCGGTGTGGGAACAGGATGCGGAACGTCCACGCATTGTTGCGGGCGGAGGCGTTCATGATGGTCGCGCCCTCGTCGTCGAGCAGACGGGCGACCGGTTCGAAGCCCTCTGCCCAGTCGAGGCGGTAGAGTCGTCGCTCGCCCTGTTCTTTCAGGAGTGCCGCGTCGGTGAGGGTGTGGTCGGTGGCCAGCGCCTGGTCCAACGTCCCCCAGTCGTCGCAGCGCATCCAGACGAACGCGAGCAGGCGGTCGGTTCCGTGGGCGGCGACTGACTCCGCTTCGATTTCGAGGCCCGGTACGCTGGTGAGCGTACTCTGAAGTGGAAACTGCTCGGTCGGGTGTTCGAGGGTCGCGACGACGCTCATACCGATATCGAACGTGCCCGACGGGGATTAGTAATGGGGCGGATACCCGGAACGGTTCGCGTTACTGAGCGCTTTCGTCGGTGGAACAGTCACGCGTCTGTGCGTAATCTCATCCTGCTTCGTCGTCTCCGCTCGGCGTCGTCGGTGTCGGTCGAGCGCTCGAATTCGGTCGCGCCCCTCGCGAACCCCGCAACGTCTCCTCTCGTCGGCGTGCTCGCTCACGCGTTTTCTCGTCCCAGTCGGTGAGCAGACCGTACTCGTGCATCGTCTCCATCCCGGCGAGTGCCGCGCGCAGTTGGACGCCGAGAAGGGGGATGTCCGCGACGGTGACGATGAGGTCCGCCTGTATCATCACTCCCTCCGTGAGCAACACGTCGAGGAGGTCGACCACCGCGTCGTCGTCCCGACGCGTCGGTCTCATCTCTCACCCTCGTCCGCGTGGCCTCTCTCCTCCGCGTCTACGTGGTCTCCCTCCTTCTCGTCGTCCGCCCGGTCGGCGTCGCCCGTGCCGTCGGGCTCCCCCTCACCGGGCGACGGCGCGAACGTGTACGGCGGCCACGGGCCGGTGTACTGCACCTCGGACGTCTCCGGGCGCGCCGTCACCTCGTCGAGCACGTCGCCGATGGGAATCTCGTTCTCCTCGGGCGCGAGAACGGCCACCCGAAACGAGGGGCCGTCCGTCGACCGCTCGGCGTCGTCGAGCGACACGGACGGACGACCGAGTTCCTCCATCCGCTCGACCAGCGGGTCGAGTCGGTCCACGAGCGCCGTCACGCGCTCTTCGCGCTCGGCGTACACGAGGTCCGAGAGGCGCTTGTCGTACTGCTTCTGGACGAGAAACGACGTCCCCTCCGAGGAGGACTCCAGTGTTCCGGCGAGTTCGGCCAGTCGGTCGTCGGACGATTCGACCGCCTCGGCGAGCGCGTCCTCGTCCCAACCGACTTCGATGCGGTACTCCCACTTCCCCGCGAACGCGTCGAGGTGCCGCCGCTGAGTCGCCGCGGTTTCAGCCAACCAGTCGCTGACCGCCGCGTCGCCGCCTTCGACGACGGTACCGAACCGAAGCGGCAGCGGCGTTCCGAACGCCTCGCCCGCCGCGTCGACGACGTGCTGGTGGCGCAGCAACGACCGCTTGACCGCCGAGAGGTCGGTGGGGTTCGGCGTCACCTCGCAGCGGTGGACGACCGCGCCGACGCCGTCGCTCGCGACGAGATACGCCTCCGCCCCGCCGACGCCCGATTCGGTCCATTCGGTCTCGGTGTCGCGGCCGTCGACGGCGACGACGCAGTAGACGTAGCGCCCGTCGTCGACGGTCGTCCCCGGGTCGGCGGTCGGTGCGCTCATCGCGACTCGACTCCTCGTTCGCGGTCGCCGAGGTCGACCAGCGCGTCGTTGACGAGTCCGTCGAGATCGCCGCGCAGTCGGTCCACGTCGTCGCCGACGCCGACCTCGTCCTTCAGTCGCTCTATCTCCGCTTCCAGTTGCGCGAGGTGAGCGCCGAGTCGCTCTATCTCCTCGTCGGTGAGCGCTCCCGACTCCATCCGTCGAATCGCCTCGCGTTCGAGCGCGTCGATCAGTATCTCGACGACGGCGACGACGAGCGCGAACAGTCCGTCGGAGGCGTCCTCGCCGTCGATGTCAACCGTCGGCATCGTCGTCCCCCGATTCGGCGGTCGCTTCGGGTGCTTCGGTTTCCTGTTCCTCGGCTTCGTCGGCGTCTTCGGTCTCGTCGGCGTCCTCGGTCTCGTCTTCGGCGTCGCTGCTGGACGCGTCGATGACCGGCGCGAGCGGCCCGTCTTCGCCTTCCGGAAGGCTGTCGCGCCCGGACGCCGCTTCGACGCGTCGCATGTCGGTTCCCTCGGGGAACTGCAGGCCGTACTCGGCGGCCGTCTCGAACGACGCGATGGCCGCCCGGAGTTCGATGCCGAGCAGTTCCGTCTGGCCGACGGAGACGACGATGTCGGCGTTGATGACGATACCTTTGTCCAGAAGCATCTCGACGACGTCGGCGAGACTGTCGCTGGTTCGTGTGGGGCCGGCGCTACTCATTTTTCTACCTCCTTTTCGAACCGCGGGCCGTAGATTCGTTCGAGCCCCTCCACGCCGGAGTGTCGAACCTGCTTCGGAACCGTCGAGAAACGGGTCGCCCCGGTGGTCGGTTGTGAAGACGGGATGAACGACCGGGCGGTCGGGTTGCGCGAGTTCTCGGTCGAACTGGCGCGCTGTCGGAACCGTTTCTCGTTGTACTCGCGCATTCGGTCGAGCTCCTGGTGGGCGACGATGATACCGCGACGGAACTCCTCGATGGCCGCTCTCAGTTCCGACTGGATGACCGCCTGCGACACCTCCGTCCGGGCCGCCATCGTCTCCTCGTCGGAGCCGAAAAGTGAGTCGCCGAAGCCGTTGTCGTCCCCGTCGCTCCCGAAACCACCGATGCCGCCGTCGCTGTCGTCGCCTTCGTCGTCGGTCTGGACCATCCCGTCGTCGGTGAACGCGTCGACGGCCTCCTCCAGTTCGGCGTACTCCTCGCGCGTGCGCTGGAGGTCCGTCTCGGTCAGAAGCGTACTCAGGTTGATCAGTTGGACGAGTTTCGCGACGTTCACCGCCGCTTTCGGGTTGCCGTCGGCCAGCGCTTCCGGAAGCTCTTCGAACGAGATCGCCTCCGGAAGGCTCTCCACGTCGACGTTGTCGAGCAGCGTCGAGAGGTCGACCGTCGAGAGGAGTTCGGCCGCCTCGACGGCCACGTCGACCAGCAGATCGAGGTCGGTCGCTATCTGCTCGCCCGTGGTCCCTCCGCCACCGTCGCTGTCGCCGTCATCGGTGAGGCGACCGAGAATCTCGACGGCTGTGTCGTAGAGTTCGTCGACGCTATCCAGTACGTCCATCGGGTCGGCTGTGGTCTCCGAATCGGTACTCATGGGGTCTCCTCCGTCTCCGCGAGTTCGAGTCGTGCGTGGAGGACGTGGTTCCGGAACGTCGTCTCCACGAGCGCCATCGGTCGGTCGAACGTCACCCGTCCGACCAACTGGTCGTCGACGCTGACGACGAGCGTCTCGCCGTCGGCGCTCAGTTCCGTCCCGACGCGTTCCTCGGAGATGCCGGGAACGTCGGCGAGAACGTAGTACGAGTCGCCCTCGACGCGACTGTCGAGGTGGACGTTCGAGGCGTCGAACGAGTCGTCTACCGCCACGCGATGCGTCCGCTCCGAGTCCGCGTTCGGCCGGTCGGATAGGCCCGTTCTGACCGAGAAGTCGAAGTCGATATCGGTCGAACCGAACCGCGCGCCGTCGGTTCCGATGCGCCGGTTCTCGCCGCGGTCGTCCATCTCCGCGAGCGCTTCCAGAAACGACTGCACGCGTCCGATGAGTCCGCGGGGCGGCCAGTCGACCGGTTCGTCGTCCGGCTCGTCGTCGCGGCGGTCGGTCGGTCGGTCGTCGGTCACGGCTGTGCCACCTCCACGTTCCCGCTGAGTAGTTTCTGTTGCATCTCTTCGGCCAGTTCGAGTTCGTCCCGGAGCCTCTCGCTCCGCGTTTCGTACGTCTCTCTGTCCAGTTCGCCGAGTTCGTACAGCAGTCGCGTCTCCTTCAGTTCGTCCTGAATCGCGCCGACGTCGTACACCTCGTTGACCGCCATCGTGTGGAGGGTGTCGGCGATGGTCAGAAACGGTTTCATCAGCAGTCTGTCGAGGATGAACATTACTGTGCCCCGATCTCGATGTCGACGAAGTTGTAGGGTGCCCACGGCCCCGTGTACTGTACTTTCAGTTCCCCGTCGTATTTCTCCGTCACGTCGCCGACCGCCTCGCCGAACGCCTCGCGGTCCTCGTGGGGGACGAGGTAGGAGTCGTTGACGACGAGGCGGTCGCTGAACAGGTCGTTCTCGGCGCGTTCGTCGCTCACCTCGGTGAGGCGCTCGGTCACGTCGGCGCGCACCGCCTCCCGGTCCACGTCGACTCCCTCCTCGATGACGAGTTTGACGCCGAGTTCGACCTTCCCGTCGACGTTCATGAGCGCCCGGCGGAAGGCGCGTTGGCCGCCGCGGAGCACGCCTTTCAGCGCGCGGCCGTTCTTGAACGTCATCCCGAACCGCATCGGGACGATGGTTCGGTCTTCGATGAGCGTCTGGAGGACGTCGTCGTGGAGGCGGGCGTTCTCGTCGGTCTGCTCGGGTTCCATCGTGTCGATGTCGCTGACGACGGCCGAATATCGGCGGTAGTCGACGGTGTACACCGACGTCGCGCCGTCGACGCCCGTCAGGTCCAACTCGAACGACCCGTCGTCCGTCACTCCGTACGTGTAGAGATACTCAGTCATGGGAAATCGACTACCGGTGCCGTCAATATCGTCGTCAACGTAGTGTACCCTTGTGCCAGCGTGTGCAGGGTGTTTATACGCCCTCGTGCCGCGCTGACATCGGCGGAGCGACGGTCCGTTCGTGTGGATATGTACTCCCTGCATTTGCAGGCCAAGTGGCTAACCTGATCGTTGCCGACCATACGGTTACGATGCAAAATACTCCAGACAGCACGAGTCTCGCGGAAGTGCTCGACCGCATTCTCGACAAGGGAATCGTCATCGACATCTGGGCGCGGGTGTCGGTCGTCGGTATCGAGATCCTCACCGTCGAGGCTCGTATCGTCGCCGCGTCTGTCGACACGTTCCTGCACTACGCGCACGAGATATCGAAGATAGAACAAGCGACGGCCGGGGAGGGTGACTACGACATCAACGAGATCGAAGTCGATACGCCCACGCATCCGAACGAGCCAACGACGTAAGTCGGCGCACTCGCGCCGACCGGCGGTCCGGGCAGGACCCACGGCGACGAATGAGGAATCCGACCGGAGCCATCGATGCCAGAGTTAGACCCAACCGACCACACAGTCGACGAACTCGAGGACGAACTGCAGGAGATAGACGACCAGGCGGTGCTTCGCGACGCCTACGAGGCCGAACAGTCCGGAGACGACCGCTCGAGCGCCAAAGAAGCGATTCGTCGGCGGTTGGACGAAGTCGCCGAGGGAGAGCCACAACCGGAGACCGACGGCTCCGGCAACGAGAGCGACGAAAGCAACGAGAGCGACGAAAGCGACGATGAGGACGGCCCGTCGAACGGGGGCGAAACCGCCGACATCATGTCCGTCAAAGAGTCGGTACGCGACGTCGCCACCGAACTCATCGGCCACGAACTCGACGGCGTCACCGAACTCCGCCGAGTCGACGACGGCTGGGAGGGCGTCGTCGAGGTCATCGAACGACCGTCGGTGCCCGACACCCAGGACATCCTGGGTTCGTACGAAATCCAACTCGACGACGGCGGGACCGTGACGGGCTACCGCCGCGTAGACCGTTATCGCCGCGCCGACACCGACCGCGAGGAACACGCGTAGTCCGATGGCGGACTCGGGGACGCTCGCGCTGTTTCTCTGCTGTGGCCTCCTCTGTCTCGACGCCGCCCACGACGCGCACAGCCACTATCGACTCGGATTTCTCGCGGGAGCGGCGGCGATGTGGCTCGGTGCGCTCTCGGCGGCGGGCGTCGAATCGGTGCTGACGCCAGTTCTCGCCCAACTGCTCGTCGTGGGCGTCGTCGTCGGGACGCTCGTCGCGTCGGCGACCGGCGTCGCCTACGCCGTCCGGGGACGGCGAACCCGAACCGCTTGAGGGCTGGTTGAGTCGCTTCGTCCGACTACTCGCCGAGCGTCTCTCCGAGCGCGGCGTCGAACTGCCGCGCCGTGACCGTCGGCGGCGTCTCGTCGTCGAACGCGTACGACCCGTCCGAGAGCGCGCCGCGGAGTGCTTCGAGTGCCGCTTCGCGACAGACGGCTTCCATTTCGGCACCCGAGGCACCGTCGGTTTTCGTCACGAGCGTTTCGAGAGAGACGTCCGCGGCGAGGGGTTTCTCGGCGGTGTGTATCTCGAAGATCTTTCGGCGGGCCTCGGCGTCGGGGAGGCCGACTTCGAGTTGGTAGTCGAGACGACCCGGTCGGAGCAGCGCCTCGTCGATGAGGTTTCGACGATTGGTCGCCGCGACGATGCTGACGTGTTCGAGCGGGTCGATACCGTCGAGTTCGGTCAGTAGCTGCGAGACGACGCGGTCGGTGACGCCCGAACTCCCCGCCGAGGCACCGCGCTGGCCCGCGATGGCGTCTATCTCGTCGAAGAAAAGGACACAAGGAGCGTGCGTCCGCGCCTTCTCGAACAGATCGCGGACGTTGCGCTCGGACTCGCCGACCCACCGGTTCATCAGTTCGGGCCCTTTCACCGAGATGAAGTTACAGTGTGTTTCGCTGGCGACGGCGCGCGCAAGCAGCGTCTTGCCGGTCCCCGGCGGGCCGTACAGGAGCACGCCGGCGGCGGGTTCGATGTCCAACTGCCGGTAGGTCGACCCGTGGTTCAACGGCCACTGGATGGACTCGCGGAGGCGCTGTTTCACCTCCCGTAATCCGCCGACGTCGTCCCACCCGACCGCCGGTACCTCGACGGCTATCTCACGCATCGCCGACGGTTCGACTTGTGTGAGCGCGTGGTCGAAGTCGTCGACGGAGACGACGAGCTCCGCCGTCGCCGGTACCGTCTCCACCGTCGTCGCCTCCCTGGAGAGTTCGAACTGGCGGTCGATTCGCTGGGCGGCGTGCATCCCCGCTTCGACGACGAGCGTCCGGAGGTCCGCGCCGACGAAGCCGTGGGTTCGGGCGGCGTAGTCGCCGAGGCCCACGTCGTCGGCCAACGGAATCTCGCGGGTGTGGATGTCGAGAATCGCCCGCCGGCCGGAGCGGTCGGGGACGCCGATTTCGAGTTCGCGGTCGAAGCGCCCGCCGCGCCGGAGCGCCGAATCGAGGTCGTCGAGGCGGTTCGTCGCCGCGAGCACGACCACGTCGTCGCGGCCGCGGAGGTCGTCGAGATGCGTCAGCAGTTGCGGGAGCAACTGACTGTCGGCGGGCGTCGTCCCCCGGTCGTCGCGC from Haloprofundus halobius includes:
- a CDS encoding NAD-dependent epimerase/dehydratase family protein, with product MSKVAITGAAGNVGREALRAFEGTDHEVTAITHREHDDLDSVVLDVTDADAFVDVLSGQDVLVHLAANPSPSADWEGVFETNIDGTRNAYEAAVDNDLDRVVFASSNHAVHQYNVGDPDDPESLTDRVRTVRPDDPTLPDSFYGVSKVSGEALGQLYAARHDVDVVNLRIGWLLTPDDLRERDADPDVDSQFLRAMWLSPRDCRAVLRDAVTASLEGDGLGDTGGEAMTAHGVSANDDRYLSLTETRHAIDYRPRDNSATELDE
- a CDS encoding DUF7095 family protein; its protein translation is MERQEALDRVEALVDTVESETMPVPVREIWVYGDVALGLDPIDRLDVYLTKDIMMRGDADAERAVELENRFGVKGLGKSVSADWAEQFPDYVRANDNGYAAPEKCLAAHLLDDGEPVHLEVCNASFDDNVTQRLKGAVARDAYEEILDPRGVCLWLDGQRGDEALEKLRGGELPFPTLSGALEMLGMDDEAAQTAATRMREYRAEQTGTTVRGDVV
- a CDS encoding class I SAM-dependent methyltransferase; this encodes MRRFSAEYLERTREGMWGGSREALSALDLPNRRRILDVGCGTGELARVLADEAREAQVVGVDADPTLLRVAREQTEISVVAGDATRLPVVDDAADLVVCQALLSNLPDPSAAVTEFARTSSELVAAVEPDNASVGVDSTVDREVTLERTVREAYIDGVRTDVSLGSRVLELFADAGLSEIGTRRHHQRKVVEPPYAEGDVRSARMKATGEGFERYETELRQALSDAEFDALRAEWREMGRSVVDQMQAGEYRRAEVVPFDVTVGRI
- a CDS encoding deoxyribonuclease IV, whose translation is MRVGAHVSIAGGVGNAVERQTTVGGNCGQIFTHSPQVWKHGEISDEDAAAFREGTAAELDGPWVIHSSYLVNLCTPKDGLREKSIDSMQKEVDAAAQLGVEYVNVHLGAHTGAGVDRGLENAASALDELDVPDGVTVLVESDAGSGTKLGGDFEHLATVIENADLDIDVCLDTAHAFAAGYDLSTTEGVDDTVAAFDDVIGLEHLKCVHLNDSKHECGTNKDEHAHIGEGYIGEEGMTAFVNHPDLAEVPLVLETPNEAEKGFEWDITRVKELRES
- a CDS encoding lipoate--protein ligase family protein, coding for MTDDAPSADRRWRLVREESRAGPMNMALDEIAAETAADGGPRTVRVYRWEPSTLSLGYRQEPDTVDWALCEREGIAVTRRQTGGGGIYHDNLGDISYSITAPAEELPSRLLDCYHLLCTPVLDGFERMGVDADFADEELPAIHQPACYLRELHPAHDVVAGGRKISGNAQYRRRDAVIQHGSLTYSVLADRHLGVFTDPGIDAETFRERVTGIDEQADVSREEAVSALEDALGQWVDAEEGEWTDEELERARVRAREKYESGEWVRRRAESRSG
- a CDS encoding helix-turn-helix domain-containing protein codes for the protein MSVVATLEHPTEQFPLQSTLTSVPGLEIEAESVAAHGTDRLLAFVWMRCDDWGTLDQALATDHTLTDAALLKEQGERRLYRLDWAEGFEPVARLLDDEGATIMNASARNNAWTFRILFPHRDSLSRTLRVTEEEAAGFSVQRIREFDTARNGSDVDDTFGLTASQREALRAALDGGYYQVPRGAELSELADDLGISHQALSERLRRAHGHLAAYAAEQFGP
- the gvpM gene encoding gas vesicle protein GvpM — translated: MRPTRRDDDAVVDLLDVLLTEGVMIQADLIVTVADIPLLGVQLRAALAGMETMHEYGLLTDWDEKTRERARRREETLRGSRGARPNSSARPTPTTPSGDDEAG
- the gvpL gene encoding gas vesicle protein GvpL, which codes for MSAPTADPGTTVDDGRYVYCVVAVDGRDTETEWTESGVGGAEAYLVASDGVGAVVHRCEVTPNPTDLSAVKRSLLRHQHVVDAAGEAFGTPLPLRFGTVVEGGDAAVSDWLAETAATQRRHLDAFAGKWEYRIEVGWDEDALAEAVESSDDRLAELAGTLESSSEGTSFLVQKQYDKRLSDLVYAEREERVTALVDRLDPLVERMEELGRPSVSLDDAERSTDGPSFRVAVLAPEENEIPIGDVLDEVTARPETSEVQYTGPWPPYTFAPSPGEGEPDGTGDADRADDEKEGDHVDAEERGHADEGER
- a CDS encoding gas vesicle protein K, encoding MPTVDIDGEDASDGLFALVVAVVEILIDALEREAIRRMESGALTDEEIERLGAHLAQLEAEIERLKDEVGVGDDVDRLRGDLDGLVNDALVDLGDRERGVESR
- the gvpJ gene encoding gas vesicle protein GvpJ — its product is MSSAGPTRTSDSLADVVEMLLDKGIVINADIVVSVGQTELLGIELRAAIASFETAAEYGLQFPEGTDMRRVEAASGRDSLPEGEDGPLAPVIDASSSDAEDETEDADETEDADEAEEQETEAPEATAESGDDDADG
- the gvpH gene encoding gas vesicle protein GvpH — translated: MTDDRPTDRRDDEPDDEPVDWPPRGLIGRVQSFLEALAEMDDRGENRRIGTDGARFGSTDIDFDFSVRTGLSDRPNADSERTHRVAVDDSFDASNVHLDSRVEGDSYYVLADVPGISEERVGTELSADGETLVVSVDDQLVGRVTFDRPMALVETTFRNHVLHARLELAETEETP
- the gvpG gene encoding gas vesicle protein GvpG — encoded protein: MFILDRLLMKPFLTIADTLHTMAVNEVYDVGAIQDELKETRLLYELGELDRETYETRSERLRDELELAEEMQQKLLSGNVEVAQP